Proteins co-encoded in one Nitrospira sp. genomic window:
- a CDS encoding SUMF1/EgtB/PvdO family nonheme iron enzyme: protein MRPDPIAFRFLALVALTTFLLNPMAGRAEEESPYERIAALAHGSPMITVGEGFFFMGTARTDQDPYSLDLPYDDTEQPQRRVWLDQFEIDRDEVNLGEFLLWLNRQQRSIPAEIRKLIDHMVTVHAASPDSLARWPALYVTWTEASDFCRVQGKRLPTEAEWEKAARGEKGYLFPWGHKPPVVGLAMFGQYHVHEIPIVAAVEQGEEGRSPYGLHHMAGNAAEWVEDWFGIDYYATMPDRNPPGAKQGRYKVVRGGSWKSAPPLLRTATRSGAAPEQRAATIGFRCAKSIR from the coding sequence ATGAGGCCTGATCCGATTGCTTTCAGATTTCTCGCCCTCGTGGCACTCACGACATTTCTGTTGAACCCGATGGCTGGAAGAGCAGAGGAGGAATCACCCTATGAGCGCATCGCCGCGCTCGCTCACGGTTCTCCCATGATAACCGTCGGCGAAGGCTTTTTTTTCATGGGAACTGCCAGGACCGACCAGGACCCGTACAGCCTTGATCTTCCTTACGATGACACCGAACAACCGCAGCGTCGCGTGTGGCTGGATCAGTTTGAGATCGATCGAGACGAGGTCAACCTTGGAGAATTTCTCCTGTGGTTGAACCGGCAGCAACGTTCCATTCCGGCAGAGATACGCAAACTGATCGACCACATGGTGACCGTCCATGCGGCGTCGCCGGACAGCCTCGCCCGTTGGCCGGCACTCTACGTCACCTGGACCGAGGCCTCGGACTTTTGCCGCGTGCAAGGCAAACGCCTCCCGACCGAAGCCGAGTGGGAAAAGGCCGCCCGGGGAGAGAAGGGTTATCTCTTTCCCTGGGGTCACAAACCTCCGGTCGTGGGGTTGGCTATGTTCGGACAGTACCATGTCCACGAAATACCTATCGTGGCTGCTGTTGAACAGGGCGAGGAGGGCCGCAGTCCCTACGGCCTGCATCACATGGCGGGGAATGCCGCCGAATGGGTCGAAGATTGGTTTGGGATCGATTACTATGCGACCATGCCCGATCGTAACCCACCTGGAGCAAAGCAAGGTCGTTATAAGGTGGTGCGGGGTGGATCGTGGAAGAGCGCCCCGCCGCTGCTGCGAACGGCGACGCGAAGCGGTGCTGCCCCGGAACAGCGAGCGGCGACCATCGGATTTCGCTGTGCCAAATCGATCCGGTAG